The following proteins are co-located in the Apium graveolens cultivar Ventura chromosome 5, ASM990537v1, whole genome shotgun sequence genome:
- the LOC141660849 gene encoding uncharacterized protein LOC141660849: MLKGEANYWWEAKRAIEEKPVIPWERFTALFLEKFIPYHVDIEENKTRHFQLGLRPWIQNRVAVLEISNYATLVHKASIVESGNDLYPNDKGGVKRKFSINAGNSERKFDGNKNKKPFVKREDRKMDKSRFGHKDSRGNETKFRTPQTANLLQGRPPLPDCKTCRRKHSGQCRQENVTCYVCGKKGHYSGNYKDKVIICHNCERKGHYAREYRQPQRESEVPRLMAPPTQDNHNLSNANIKPTARTFNMTLKDAITDNDVIAGMLLVNSTKACVLIDSGATRSFISENFVYKLGLELKSLNEDMMVEIVNQEVISVNRVCPNCTIEIQGKPFVVDLILFKLGKFDVILGMDWLTRYDAQINFRIKRVSLKSPDNKSIILRG, translated from the exons ATGTTGAAAGGTGAagctaattattggtgggaaGCTAAGAGAGCTATCGAAGAGAAGCCGGTAATTCCATGGGAAAGATTCACTGCTTTATTTCTTGAGAA GTTTATACCCTACCATGTTGACATTGAAGAAAATAAAACTAGGCATTTTCAATTAGGTTTACGACCATGGATTCAGAATCGAGTTGCGGTACTTGAAATCTCTAACTATGCGACTTTGGTACACAAGGCTTCAATTGTAGAGAGCGGGAACGATCTGTATCCCAATGATAAGGGAGGTGTAAAGAGAAAGTTTTCGATTAATGCGGGGAATTCTGAAAGGAAATTTGATGGAAATAAGAACAAGAAACCATTTGTGAAAAGGGAGGATCGGAAGATGGATAAGTCAAGGTTTGGACATAAAGATAGTCGAGGAAACGAGACTAAGTTCAGGACTCCTCAAACTGCGAATCTACTCCAAGGAAGACCACCACTACCAGACTGTAAAACCTGTAGACGAAAGCACAGTGGACAATGCCGTCAGGAGAATGTGACTTGCTATgtatgtggaaagaaaggacatTATTCCGGCAATTACAAGGACAAAGTTATCATTTGCCATAACTGCGAAAGGAAAGGACATTACGCTCGCGAATATCGTCAACCCCAGAGGGAAAGTGAAGTACCCAGACTTATGGCACCACCAACCCAAGACAATCACAATTTAAGCAATGCCAACATCAAACCTACTGCACGCACATTCAACATGACCTTAAAGGATGCTATCACTGATAATGATGTTATCGCAGGTATGCTCTTAGTAAATTCTACAAAAGCTTGTGTGCTAATTGACTCTGGcgctactagatcttttatatctgAGAATTTTGTGTATAAGTTGGGATTAGAATTAAAATCGTTAAACGAAGATATGATGGTAGAAATTGTAAATCAAGAAGTTATATCTGTTAATCGAGTATGCCCTAATTGTACGATAGAGATTCAAGGGAAGCCTTTTGTTGTGGACCTTATTCTTTTTAAACTGGGAAAATTTGATGTCATactgggaatggattggttgacGCGATACGATGCTCAGATAAATTTTAGGATTAAGAGGGTTAGCTTAAAAAGTCCGGATAATAAGAGTATAATTCTTCGTGGTTAA
- the LOC141660848 gene encoding uncharacterized protein LOC141660848 → MEIEKDKEFKWSKPLRGDPEKRDKNRYCRYHKYIGHDVDDCMQFKDEIEYLIRRRKFGHFTKGEEAGGQKRDNDRRDDDRRGNNRDRNPQPQGPIINMISGGPTIAGTTRNSRKAYAIEVMSIVGEPSKCSKSELTLEFGDPDLEGLKFSQDNPLVITPIIGNCLVMRVLVDNGASVDIIFHDTFIKMGYNDSQLTPFDAPIYGFIHVEYQVEGAIQLPVTIGEEPREATQKLNFLVVKAASTYNAIMGRI, encoded by the coding sequence atggaaattgagaaggacaaAGAGTTCAAATGGTCGAAAccactaaggggagaccccgaGAAAAGAGACAAGAATCGATACTGTAGGTATCACAAATATATTGGTCATGATGTCGATGATTGTATGCAATtcaaggatgagattgagtaCTTGATCCGAAGAAGAAAGTTCGGACAtttcaccaagggtgaagaggcTGGAGGCCAGAAAAGAGACAATGATCGAAGAGACGATGATCGAAGGGGTAACAACAGGGATCGTAACCCACAGCCCCAAGGGCCAATTATCAACATGATCTCAGGAGGACCTACAATAGCTGGGACTACAAGGAACTCTCGAAAAGCTTATGCGATAGAGGTGATGAGCATAGTTGGAGAACCGTCTAAGTGTTCTAAGTCAGAGTTGACGCTTGAATTCGGTGACccagaccttgaaggtttgaaattttCTCAGGACAATCCTCTGGTTATCACCCCAATAATTGGAAATTGTCTTGTTATGAGAGTCCTAGTGGACAATGGAGCTTCCGTGGATATTATTTTTCATGACACATTCATAAAGATGGGCtataatgattctcaactaactcCATTTGACGCACCCATCTATGGGTTCATCCATGTGGAATATCAAGTCGAAGGAGCAATACAACTTCCCGTAACTATTGGGGAAGAGCCTAGGGAGGCCACACAGAAGTTAAACTTTCTGGTTGTGAAGGCAGCCTCTACTTATAACGCTATTATGGGTAGAATATGA